From the Haloarcula sp. H-GB4 genome, one window contains:
- a CDS encoding dicarboxylate/amino acid:cation symporter: MIQPIRTLWSRYRSIPLIWRIFVAFVLGAGAGIVFGEQMAIVRPVGDLFLRLLNMLVIPIIVFTLLTGIRQLSPAKLGKIGGATVGLYALTTTLAGIIGLVVANVLQPGRGLEFGGGEAQSQAPPSLLDVVLGIVPNNPVAALAEGNLLATVFFVIVFGIALTYVRSQQDELAESVDSVFEAFEVGAEAMFVIVRGVLEFGVLGVFALMASGIGTEGVGLFSSLGELVLAVTIAIVIHIGFTYLVFLMGVVADVSPIAFLSGARDAMVTAFATRSSSGTLPVTMRNADEDLQIAERVYSFTLPVGATANMDGAAIRQAITVMFAANVVGQPLVLTEQVFVLIVAVLISIGTAGVPGAGIVMLTVILTQVGLPLEVVGFVAGVDPILGRIATMNNVTGDLAVSTVVGKWNDGLDRGEGVWSRNLSGVAEFVPGDD, translated from the coding sequence ATGATACAACCCATTCGCACCCTATGGAGCCGGTATCGATCCATCCCACTTATTTGGCGTATCTTTGTCGCCTTCGTACTGGGCGCAGGTGCCGGTATCGTGTTCGGGGAGCAGATGGCTATAGTCAGACCAGTGGGCGACCTCTTCCTTCGACTGCTCAATATGCTGGTCATCCCGATTATCGTCTTCACGCTGCTGACCGGTATTCGGCAACTCTCTCCCGCAAAGCTTGGGAAAATCGGCGGTGCGACCGTCGGTCTCTACGCTCTGACGACGACCCTCGCAGGCATCATTGGCCTCGTGGTTGCAAACGTGCTTCAGCCGGGCCGTGGGCTCGAATTCGGTGGTGGTGAAGCACAATCCCAAGCGCCGCCGTCGTTGCTGGATGTTGTTCTCGGTATCGTGCCGAACAATCCCGTCGCGGCGCTCGCAGAGGGGAATCTGCTAGCAACGGTCTTTTTCGTCATCGTGTTCGGAATCGCGCTGACATACGTCCGCTCACAGCAAGACGAGCTCGCAGAGAGTGTCGATTCAGTGTTCGAGGCCTTCGAAGTGGGTGCTGAGGCGATGTTCGTCATCGTTCGAGGGGTCCTCGAATTCGGTGTACTCGGCGTATTCGCGCTGATGGCGTCCGGGATCGGCACGGAAGGCGTCGGCCTGTTCTCCTCGCTGGGCGAACTCGTATTGGCAGTCACTATCGCAATCGTCATTCATATTGGCTTCACCTATCTCGTTTTTCTGATGGGCGTGGTTGCCGATGTCTCCCCGATTGCGTTCCTTAGCGGGGCGAGAGACGCGATGGTGACCGCGTTCGCGACTCGGTCGTCGAGCGGAACGCTCCCTGTCACGATGCGTAATGCGGACGAGGACCTGCAGATCGCCGAGCGGGTGTATTCCTTCACGCTTCCAGTCGGTGCAACGGCGAACATGGACGGGGCCGCCATCCGGCAGGCAATCACCGTGATGTTCGCCGCGAACGTCGTCGGACAGCCACTGGTACTTACTGAACAGGTCTTCGTCTTGATTGTTGCAGTTCTCATCAGCATCGGAACCGCTGGCGTTCCGGGAGCGGGCATCGTCATGCTCACTGTGATTCTCACACAGGTCGGTCTCCCACTGGAAGTCGTTGGGTTCGTCGCCGGCGTCGACCCGATCCTCGGACGGATTGCGACGATGAACAACGTCACTGGCGACCTCGCAGTCTCGACCGTTGTGGGGAAGTGGAACGACGGACTCGACCGTGGTGAGGGCGTCTGGTCACGAAACCTGAGCGGAGTCGCCGAGTTCGTTCCCGGAGATGACTAG
- a CDS encoding DMT family transporter, which produces MSRYRTTGCFLLLAAIWGTAFMATDVGLADLPPVPFAAVRFDIASVLLFAALAITGSLERPQTRDDYVYVLAGGTLMIGVHHVFLFTGQQYVTGAVAAVLLGLVPVVTPALTKLASSDDTFTANTGVGVVLGFAGVVVIADPDPANLISSTIGIGLVFAAALAFAIPAVVTHDTSPSISFLATQAWLMAIGAAVLHITVLVLPGQSFSDASWTLSAVAALLYLAVVAGIGGFLLYFRLLDQLGPIEMSFIEYVIPLFAALAGWLVLDQQVTLATVGGFGCILLGFIAAKWTALRAELRRVVEPKTSPPAD; this is translated from the coding sequence ATGAGTCGCTATCGAACGACAGGTTGCTTTCTCCTCCTGGCTGCAATCTGGGGTACTGCATTCATGGCGACAGATGTCGGCCTCGCCGACCTGCCGCCGGTACCGTTCGCTGCCGTCCGCTTTGACATCGCCTCCGTCCTCCTGTTTGCCGCGTTGGCCATCACAGGTTCACTAGAACGGCCACAGACCCGCGATGACTACGTGTATGTCCTCGCTGGTGGGACACTTATGATTGGCGTGCATCACGTATTCCTGTTCACCGGGCAACAGTACGTCACCGGAGCCGTCGCCGCCGTCCTGCTCGGTCTCGTTCCCGTCGTGACGCCCGCGCTCACGAAACTCGCATCCAGCGATGACACGTTCACCGCGAATACTGGCGTCGGCGTAGTACTCGGGTTCGCCGGTGTTGTCGTCATTGCTGATCCTGACCCAGCGAATCTCATCAGCAGTACTATTGGAATCGGGCTCGTGTTTGCGGCAGCGCTGGCGTTTGCCATCCCAGCCGTCGTGACGCACGACACCAGCCCGTCGATATCGTTTCTGGCCACGCAGGCATGGTTGATGGCTATCGGAGCCGCTGTCCTCCATATCACCGTACTCGTACTTCCCGGACAGTCGTTTTCGGACGCATCGTGGACACTGTCTGCGGTTGCGGCGCTGTTGTATTTGGCTGTCGTCGCCGGCATCGGCGGTTTCCTGCTGTACTTCCGGTTACTTGACCAGCTAGGTCCGATCGAGATGAGTTTCATCGAGTACGTCATTCCCCTGTTCGCCGCGCTCGCCGGCTGGCTCGTGCTCGATCAGCAGGTCACGCTCGCCACCGTCGGTGGGTTCGGGTGCATCCTGCTGGGGTTCATCGCAGCGAAGTGGACAGCGTTACGAGCAGAGTTGCGTCGGGTTGTCGAACCGAAAACCAGTCCACCGGCCGACTGA
- the epsC gene encoding serine O-acetyltransferase EpsC has product MDYCYTGDTHENLFAAYRADEAPFPTQTQMEFPRREHRRPEIDILKRLFFPTCWNAAELVRDELAVLDRLDTLGGLFFAGIRPYSGSDPAETVDAVIDQLPAVRTRLKKDVEAAFKGDPAAKTYMEIIRSYPGFMAILVQRVAHTLYEAGASEYARELTEYAKTETGIDIHPGAEIGDHFFIDHGTGVVIGETTTVGEWVRLYQDVTLGALHFEADESDEHRLKKGYKRHPDIGDHVVIGAGTKVLGAISVGDHVSIGANSWVTDDVPDDTKVYVTDHPTQERKRTK; this is encoded by the coding sequence ATGGACTACTGTTACACGGGCGACACACACGAGAACCTGTTCGCAGCGTACCGGGCTGACGAAGCCCCGTTTCCAACCCAAACACAGATGGAGTTCCCGCGGCGAGAACACCGAAGGCCGGAAATCGATATCCTCAAACGACTGTTCTTCCCGACCTGCTGGAACGCTGCTGAACTGGTCCGGGACGAACTCGCCGTTCTGGACCGTCTTGATACCCTGGGAGGTCTCTTCTTTGCTGGTATCAGACCATACTCCGGATCGGACCCTGCTGAGACAGTCGACGCCGTCATCGATCAGCTCCCGGCGGTTCGCACACGACTCAAAAAGGACGTGGAGGCCGCGTTCAAAGGTGACCCAGCGGCGAAGACGTACATGGAGATAATCCGGTCCTATCCGGGGTTCATGGCAATACTGGTTCAGCGAGTGGCCCACACTCTCTACGAGGCTGGGGCCTCCGAGTACGCCCGAGAACTCACCGAATACGCTAAGACAGAGACCGGAATCGACATTCACCCTGGCGCTGAAATCGGCGACCACTTTTTTATCGACCACGGAACCGGTGTCGTCATCGGTGAAACCACCACTGTCGGGGAATGGGTTCGCCTCTATCAGGACGTGACGCTTGGCGCGCTTCACTTCGAGGCCGACGAGAGCGACGAACACAGATTAAAAAAGGGATACAAACGACACCCGGATATCGGCGACCACGTCGTTATCGGCGCGGGGACGAAAGTTCTGGGCGCTATCAGCGTCGGCGACCACGTCAGCATCGGGGCGAACTCCTGGGTCACCGACGACGTTCCGGACGACACGAAAGTGTACGTCACAGACCACCCGACTCAGGAACGGAAACGAACCAAGTAA
- a CDS encoding bifunctional methylenetetrahydrofolate dehydrogenase/methenyltetrahydrofolate cyclohydrolase produces MTTVIDGNEIGDQITEGVAACTDTLVSEGVTPGLATVLMSDDGASETYVSMKQRACDEIGIEGFHHELSADEPAETLFSTIDELNADPAVHGILVQMPVPDHVPKRDVLERIDPMKDVDGFHPENVGRLVAGNARYKPCTPHGIQKILAKTGVETEGKDAVVVGRSDIVGKPMANLLIQYGPGGNATTTVCHSRTDDLAEKTRNADIVIAAAGVPEMIDRSMLSAGTTVIDVGINRVDADTEKGYELVGDVDFESAKVKADAITPVPGGVGPLTIAMLMYNTVKAASLQSGVDITLP; encoded by the coding sequence ATGACTACAGTAATCGACGGGAACGAAATCGGCGACCAGATCACGGAGGGCGTCGCGGCGTGTACGGACACGCTCGTCAGCGAGGGTGTCACACCGGGGCTGGCGACAGTCTTGATGAGCGATGACGGCGCGAGTGAAACGTACGTCTCGATGAAACAGCGGGCCTGTGATGAAATCGGCATCGAGGGGTTCCATCACGAACTCAGCGCGGACGAACCGGCCGAGACGCTATTCTCGACCATTGACGAACTGAACGCGGACCCGGCCGTCCACGGCATCCTCGTCCAGATGCCGGTCCCCGACCACGTGCCCAAGCGCGACGTGCTGGAACGCATCGACCCGATGAAAGACGTCGACGGGTTCCATCCGGAAAACGTCGGCCGACTCGTTGCGGGGAACGCCCGATACAAACCTTGCACGCCCCACGGAATACAGAAAATACTGGCAAAAACGGGTGTTGAGACGGAGGGGAAAGACGCCGTCGTTGTCGGCCGCTCGGACATCGTCGGCAAGCCGATGGCGAACCTGCTCATCCAGTATGGGCCGGGCGGGAACGCGACAACGACCGTGTGCCACTCCCGAACTGACGACCTTGCGGAAAAGACTCGCAACGCGGATATCGTGATCGCCGCCGCTGGGGTTCCGGAAATGATAGACCGATCGATGCTCTCGGCGGGCACAACTGTCATCGACGTGGGTATTAATCGCGTTGATGCTGACACGGAGAAGGGGTACGAACTCGTCGGGGACGTGGACTTCGAGAGCGCCAAAGTGAAAGCGGACGCCATCACGCCGGTTCCCGGCGGTGTCGGACCGCTCACCATTGCGATGCTGATGTACAACACTGTGAAAGCGGCTAGCCTGCAGTCCGGCGTCGATATTACACTTCCGTAG
- a CDS encoding Rid family detoxifying hydrolase, whose amino-acid sequence MEELTTDDAPDSIGPFSQGIASGDRIYVSGQGPVDPDTGEVIQGTAGEQTRRTLQNVAAVLQAGGASLDDVVKSTVFVKDMRYYDEVNEVYGELMSSPYPARSAVEVVKLPVDIDVEIEVVAER is encoded by the coding sequence ATGGAAGAACTAACAACTGACGACGCACCTGATAGTATCGGCCCGTTCTCACAGGGAATCGCAAGCGGTGACCGTATTTACGTTTCCGGACAGGGCCCGGTCGATCCGGACACCGGCGAGGTAATCCAAGGCACGGCCGGTGAACAGACTCGGCGCACACTCCAGAACGTCGCTGCCGTACTGCAGGCCGGTGGCGCTTCGCTCGACGATGTGGTGAAGTCGACGGTGTTCGTGAAGGATATGCGGTACTATGACGAGGTGAACGAGGTGTACGGTGAACTCATGTCATCCCCCTATCCTGCACGCAGTGCTGTTGAAGTCGTTAAATTGCCAGTGGATATCGACGTTGAGATAGAAGTTGTTGCAGAGCGGTAG
- a CDS encoding mandelate racemase/muconate lactonizing enzyme family protein → MEITGVSAVTVDVPLADLDEHLGIGPYVTNHGKLHSMERVLVRVDTDEGISGWGEMRVFLSPEATESIIEDGVGPMIEGQSPFETERLRRQVFVEYTNVDMFFAAVETACWDIVGKALERPVYELLGGWTAPTQGAQQHRQSVDGNSTAPADVPVAFCLGILSPEESRLKAREALEAGFTVLKTKAGRDWRQDVERIKAMHDEVDGQLEFRLDPNQGWTLDQAVRVGAMLEDAGIYLQYMEQPIRVDSHTSLARLRQRLRQPIAPNEDTYISHNLQSLVEAGAMDVGVIDLTPAGGISGIRQQAAILEDAGVPFTHHCAFDLGIRTAAILHAFTGIPGFSLPPDSTYYGWEADIIETQFEVSHGCLPAPEGPGLGITVDMAAIEEYRIT, encoded by the coding sequence ATGGAGATAACCGGCGTGTCAGCGGTAACTGTAGATGTACCGTTGGCCGACTTGGATGAGCACCTCGGAATCGGGCCGTACGTGACCAACCACGGGAAACTACACTCGATGGAACGCGTCCTCGTCCGTGTCGACACGGATGAGGGGATCAGCGGCTGGGGCGAGATGCGTGTCTTCCTGTCACCAGAGGCCACCGAGTCGATTATTGAAGACGGTGTTGGACCGATGATTGAGGGCCAGTCGCCGTTCGAAACCGAGCGGCTCCGCCGGCAGGTGTTCGTTGAGTACACGAACGTCGATATGTTCTTTGCCGCTGTCGAAACAGCCTGCTGGGACATCGTCGGCAAAGCCCTCGAGAGACCTGTGTACGAGCTTCTCGGTGGGTGGACAGCACCGACACAGGGTGCTCAGCAACACCGGCAAAGCGTCGATGGCAATAGTACTGCACCCGCTGACGTCCCTGTCGCCTTCTGCCTCGGTATTCTCTCGCCCGAGGAGTCTCGTCTCAAGGCGCGAGAAGCGCTTGAAGCTGGCTTCACTGTCCTCAAAACAAAGGCTGGGCGGGACTGGCGACAGGACGTCGAGCGGATCAAAGCGATGCACGATGAGGTCGACGGGCAACTGGAGTTTCGACTCGACCCGAATCAGGGCTGGACGCTCGACCAAGCAGTTCGGGTCGGTGCGATGCTCGAAGATGCAGGTATCTACTTACAGTACATGGAACAGCCGATTCGAGTCGATTCACACACGTCGCTAGCTCGGCTCCGGCAACGACTCCGCCAGCCAATCGCACCGAACGAGGACACCTATATCTCCCACAATCTGCAGTCGCTCGTGGAGGCTGGCGCGATGGATGTCGGCGTTATCGACTTGACCCCAGCTGGCGGCATCAGTGGGATTCGACAGCAGGCCGCTATCCTCGAAGATGCCGGGGTTCCCTTTACCCACCACTGTGCATTCGACCTCGGAATTCGGACTGCGGCGATCCTCCACGCGTTCACCGGCATCCCAGGCTTTTCGTTGCCACCGGATTCGACGTATTACGGCTGGGAGGCAGACATCATCGAGACACAGTTCGAAGTCAGCCACGGCTGTCTTCCGGCTCCGGAGGGTCCCGGCCTCGGTATCACTGTGGATATGGCTGCCATTGAGGAGTATCGAATCACATGA
- a CDS encoding HAD-IB family phosphatase produces MSHLVVFDLDGTLTRQRGGFELLHTLYGTTPEAEALTNRFEAGQITFEEWCRGAVDVWRANDITRSDITRATRSVKPKTGAVDLLKHLQQTNIQFGILSAGVANLATQFEPYEPAFVRGNWLQFEDGRISGIDVGVGPDEKGELLREVRSKQNPTSITYIGDSHTDTEAFVEADTAVLFDPDERVPETAIDAADTIIESADIREVRTSF; encoded by the coding sequence ATGTCGCATCTGGTAGTGTTCGACCTCGACGGGACGCTCACTCGACAGCGCGGCGGGTTCGAGCTGTTGCACACCCTCTACGGAACAACACCGGAAGCCGAGGCGCTGACGAACCGGTTCGAGGCCGGGCAGATTACGTTTGAAGAGTGGTGTCGAGGAGCGGTCGACGTGTGGCGTGCGAACGATATCACTAGGTCAGATATCACTCGTGCGACCCGATCCGTCAAACCGAAAACAGGTGCTGTCGACCTCCTCAAACACCTGCAGCAAACGAATATCCAATTCGGTATCCTCAGTGCCGGCGTCGCAAACCTCGCGACGCAGTTCGAGCCGTACGAGCCGGCGTTTGTTCGGGGGAACTGGCTTCAGTTCGAGGATGGCCGGATTTCGGGTATCGATGTCGGTGTCGGGCCCGACGAGAAAGGAGAATTACTGAGAGAAGTTCGAAGCAAGCAGAATCCCACGTCAATCACCTATATCGGCGACTCGCACACTGATACGGAGGCGTTCGTCGAGGCAGATACCGCGGTGTTGTTCGACCCGGATGAACGCGTTCCTGAAACAGCGATAGACGCAGCAGATACAATCATCGAAAGTGCGGATATAAGAGAGGTACGGACCTCATTCTAA
- a CDS encoding carbohydrate ABC transporter permease: MTMAGHDRSSLRKVRLYGVLIGLLGLMMLPFYAMFSSTLKPESEIFAAPATLVPSDPSIQAYLQVWTQTDVLLWVGNSFIISVGTVVLTLLLAIPAAYSCARNDFVGKRTFLLAVLVVQMFAPVVLIVGLFDVITQLGLFNTYLAVIVPAAAFTLPFNVWMLYGYFKTIPVALEESARIDGASQLQILTKIVLPLTKPALVASVTYTFLYAWNRLLFVLTFLTDSAKYNIPRGVFSMVGALQTDWRMMLTVSVIGIIPLLILFAFLEEYIVAGMTAGAVKE, translated from the coding sequence GTGACGATGGCAGGCCACGACCGGAGCAGTCTCCGCAAAGTCCGCCTCTACGGCGTGCTGATCGGACTGCTTGGGCTCATGATGTTGCCGTTCTACGCGATGTTCTCGAGTACGCTCAAGCCGGAATCGGAGATATTCGCTGCGCCAGCGACACTGGTCCCCAGCGACCCCAGCATTCAGGCGTATCTTCAAGTCTGGACGCAGACTGACGTGTTACTCTGGGTCGGGAATAGCTTCATCATCTCTGTGGGGACGGTCGTGCTGACGCTTCTGTTAGCGATACCGGCCGCCTACTCCTGTGCCCGGAACGACTTTGTGGGGAAGCGAACCTTCCTCCTCGCCGTGCTGGTCGTCCAGATGTTCGCACCAGTCGTGTTAATCGTCGGCCTCTTCGACGTTATCACCCAGCTGGGGCTATTCAACACCTATTTGGCTGTGATTGTCCCGGCGGCGGCGTTCACACTGCCGTTCAACGTCTGGATGCTGTACGGGTATTTCAAGACGATACCCGTCGCGCTCGAAGAATCAGCGCGTATCGACGGGGCGAGCCAACTACAGATCCTCACGAAGATCGTGCTCCCGCTCACGAAGCCGGCGCTGGTCGCCAGTGTCACATACACCTTCCTCTACGCGTGGAACCGGCTGCTGTTCGTGCTCACCTTCCTCACTGACAGTGCGAAGTACAACATCCCACGCGGTGTCTTCTCGATGGTCGGCGCACTGCAAACCGACTGGCGGATGATGCTCACCGTCTCTGTTATCGGTATTATCCCACTCCTGATTTTGTTCGCCTTCCTAGAGGAGTATATCGTGGCTGGCATGACGGCTGGCGCGGTCAAGGAGTAA
- a CDS encoding SDR family NAD(P)-dependent oxidoreductase: MVELSLADRPAIVTGASRGIGREIAARFAEAGGDVVVCSRTYEDVEAVATELTETHEGRVVPVECDVTDRNAVRDLVDTAIEEFGDIRVLVNNAGGADESANLLHRCDEETFESMVELNLKSQFLLSKEVLPAMVAAGGGSIIHMGSVNGLFGIGLSGYSEAKSGLLALSRNIAAHYGQHGIRSNVISAATIETANRRAEMENTEERTGETSARERWLDQYPLGRFGTPQEVADTTLFLASEMSSFLTGENLVLDGGLTTSLPTSFINEVYDADDQPTAN, from the coding sequence ATGGTAGAGCTATCACTAGCGGACCGGCCCGCCATTGTGACTGGCGCGTCACGGGGTATCGGGCGCGAGATCGCGGCCCGGTTCGCCGAAGCGGGTGGCGACGTCGTCGTCTGCTCGCGCACCTACGAGGATGTGGAAGCGGTTGCGACGGAGCTAACCGAGACACACGAGGGTCGCGTTGTTCCGGTCGAGTGTGACGTCACAGACCGGAATGCAGTACGGGACCTTGTCGACACGGCCATCGAAGAATTTGGGGACATCCGGGTACTTGTAAACAACGCTGGTGGAGCAGACGAATCCGCCAATCTGTTGCACCGGTGTGACGAGGAGACCTTCGAGTCGATGGTCGAGTTGAACCTGAAGAGCCAATTCCTCCTGAGCAAAGAGGTACTGCCAGCGATGGTCGCCGCTGGCGGCGGGTCGATAATCCACATGGGCTCGGTCAACGGCCTGTTCGGTATCGGTCTCTCCGGCTACTCCGAGGCGAAAAGTGGGCTTCTGGCGCTCTCCCGAAACATCGCCGCCCATTACGGCCAGCACGGAATCCGCTCGAACGTTATTTCCGCGGCGACCATCGAAACAGCAAATAGGCGGGCAGAGATGGAAAACACGGAGGAACGAACCGGAGAGACGAGCGCACGGGAGCGCTGGCTCGACCAGTATCCACTCGGTCGGTTCGGCACACCGCAGGAAGTCGCTGATACGACGCTGTTCCTTGCCTCCGAAATGTCGAGTTTCCTGACCGGTGAGAATCTGGTGCTTGACGGCGGATTAACGACGAGCCTGCCGACATCGTTCATCAACGAAGTCTACGACGCGGACGACCAGCCGACAGCCAACTAA
- a CDS encoding anthranilate synthase component I family protein: MTEIRFSTDRESFIETARAAADGARVPVEARVTVADPFEAYRRARDGNTDSFYLETTGGQSGWGYFGIEPIEQIEVSAGAIPAQAGGSPSIEAIDDLLDREHLKRGDCTVPYPCGAFGWLSYDVARELEDIPETTVSDGLPRLQFGVFDCVAAWEEPHDGDVEMHVTACPIVNGSPEAAYERGRTMARELAEDAIHGEKHVQFQPTAASQATFESECGEAAFADRVRQIKQYVRDGDTFQTNVSHRLTAPAAVHPVDTFDAVRRVNPAPYSALLEFPGVDLVSASPELLLDVDGDQLLTEPIAGTRPRGATPSEDEELETDLCSDEKERAEHAMLVDLERNDLGKVSEYGSVDVAEYRRVDRYSEVMHLVSLIEGELRDDVSIADAVAAVFPGGTITGAPKPRTMEIIDEVERTRRGPYTGSIGMFGFDDRATLNITIRTLVHYDGEYRLRVGSGIVHDSVPAAEYRETLDKARALVTAVDEALGEQGSFAVESGTEPMEGMR; the protein is encoded by the coding sequence ATGACTGAGATCCGATTCAGCACCGACAGAGAATCGTTCATCGAAACCGCGAGGGCGGCAGCGGACGGCGCCCGCGTGCCGGTCGAGGCGCGCGTCACCGTCGCTGACCCGTTCGAGGCGTATCGCCGCGCCCGCGACGGGAACACAGACAGCTTCTATCTCGAGACGACCGGTGGGCAGTCTGGCTGGGGGTACTTCGGCATCGAGCCAATCGAACAAATCGAGGTTTCTGCGGGAGCGATACCTGCACAGGCTGGCGGAAGTCCGAGTATCGAAGCTATCGACGACCTACTCGACCGTGAACACCTGAAGCGGGGCGACTGTACGGTTCCATACCCGTGTGGCGCGTTCGGCTGGCTTTCATACGACGTAGCACGGGAACTGGAAGACATCCCAGAGACGACCGTTTCGGATGGCCTCCCACGGCTCCAGTTTGGCGTGTTCGACTGCGTCGCCGCGTGGGAGGAGCCACACGATGGAGACGTCGAGATGCACGTAACGGCCTGTCCCATCGTCAACGGGTCGCCCGAGGCGGCGTACGAGCGTGGCCGTACAATGGCCCGCGAACTGGCCGAGGACGCCATCCACGGTGAGAAACACGTCCAGTTCCAGCCAACCGCTGCGAGTCAGGCCACGTTCGAGAGCGAGTGCGGCGAAGCAGCGTTCGCCGACCGCGTCCGGCAAATAAAGCAGTACGTCAGGGACGGCGACACGTTCCAGACGAACGTGTCACACCGGCTGACCGCCCCGGCGGCCGTCCACCCGGTCGACACCTTCGATGCCGTCCGCCGGGTGAACCCGGCCCCGTACTCAGCCCTACTTGAGTTCCCCGGCGTCGACCTCGTCAGCGCCAGCCCGGAGCTGTTGCTGGACGTTGACGGCGACCAGTTACTCACCGAGCCGATTGCCGGGACGCGGCCGCGCGGCGCGACGCCGTCCGAAGACGAGGAGCTTGAGACAGACCTCTGCAGCGACGAGAAGGAGCGGGCCGAACACGCAATGCTGGTCGACCTCGAACGCAATGACCTCGGCAAGGTCAGCGAGTATGGATCCGTCGATGTCGCCGAGTACCGCCGCGTCGACCGGTATTCCGAGGTGATGCACCTCGTGTCTCTCATTGAAGGGGAGTTACGCGACGACGTGAGCATTGCCGACGCGGTCGCTGCGGTGTTCCCCGGCGGAACCATCACCGGCGCGCCGAAACCGCGGACGATGGAGATTATCGACGAGGTGGAGCGGACCCGACGGGGGCCCTACACCGGCAGTATCGGGATGTTCGGCTTCGACGACCGAGCAACGCTGAACATCACCATCAGAACGCTGGTTCACTACGACGGCGAGTACCGTCTCCGCGTCGGGAGTGGCATCGTGCACGATTCCGTTCCGGCAGCGGAGTACCGGGAGACACTGGACAAGGCTCGGGCGCTCGTCACGGCCGTCGACGAGGCGCTCGGCGAGCAGGGGTCGTTCGCGGTCGAATCCGGGACTGAACCGATGGAGGGGATGCGATGA
- a CDS encoding carbohydrate ABC transporter permease, with translation MSLAEEYTETSDDSRLERGLAYVQRNSRAYLLIAPAAVFLLSVVGYPIIETFRLSLYQSPADSNIETFVGLQHYVEIFNSDIFYRLLWQTGRWVVAGVVGKTLLGLLIAVHLKGDIRGRKFFRTAFLIPWGIPYAISAVVFRWIEHPQFGYLNAILLKLGVIEQGIGILGNPSLAWLGVVVADIWIGTPFMAIIFLAGLQSIPQELYEAAAIDGAEKWHQFRYITLPQLKSVVLIATLLSTIWTFVSFDVIWTMTGGGPISSTATLVIHIYQVGLQNGNLGRGAAYSVIGFLFLFVFAIIYLRIYTRGGDEL, from the coding sequence ATGAGTTTGGCAGAGGAATACACCGAAACGTCCGATGACTCACGTCTCGAACGAGGGCTGGCGTACGTCCAGCGCAATAGCCGAGCGTACCTCCTCATTGCTCCCGCAGCGGTGTTCCTGCTTTCCGTCGTCGGGTACCCGATTATCGAGACGTTTCGGCTGTCACTGTACCAGTCACCCGCCGACTCCAACATTGAGACGTTCGTGGGACTCCAGCATTACGTCGAGATATTCAACAGCGACATCTTCTACAGGCTGCTCTGGCAGACCGGCCGCTGGGTCGTTGCCGGTGTCGTTGGCAAGACACTGCTGGGACTGCTTATCGCCGTTCACCTCAAGGGTGATATTCGCGGTCGGAAGTTCTTCCGCACAGCGTTTCTCATTCCGTGGGGGATTCCCTACGCGATCTCCGCTGTGGTGTTCCGCTGGATAGAGCACCCGCAGTTCGGCTACCTCAACGCGATCTTGCTGAAACTCGGTGTCATCGAGCAGGGTATCGGTATCCTCGGGAACCCGAGTCTGGCGTGGCTCGGCGTCGTCGTGGCTGATATCTGGATCGGGACGCCGTTCATGGCGATCATATTCCTTGCGGGATTGCAGTCGATACCGCAGGAGCTCTACGAGGCAGCCGCCATCGACGGTGCCGAGAAGTGGCATCAGTTCAGGTACATCACGCTCCCACAGCTGAAAAGCGTCGTTCTGATTGCCACGCTACTGTCGACGATCTGGACGTTCGTCAGTTTCGACGTCATCTGGACGATGACTGGCGGCGGGCCGATCAGTTCGACGGCGACGCTCGTCATCCATATCTATCAGGTGGGCCTCCAGAACGGGAACCTCGGACGCGGCGCCGCCTACAGTGTCATCGGGTTCCTGTTCCTGTTCGTCTTCGCCATCATCTACCTGCGCATCTACACGCGCGGGGGCGATGAGCTGTGA